The region AATTTAAAGTTATTCTCAATTCATCAGTGGCCATGGCGGCAGCAAAAATTCCCAATGCAACAGATATTAAACAAGTAACAGCAGCCAGCATTGGAACTATGACAAGTCAGGTTGTTGTGGGGCCATACAGTGCTGCAAACATAGGATACATTGATGATGTAAAAGGAAATATACCTTCAGGATATACTGCTATTGAAGAAGTTAAAGCCAATGCATCTGACAACGGAATCTATCTTATCAATATGGGAGTGAAAATTTTCACAGGCAATGTAGCAGCGGGTTCTGTAAATACAGGCTCAGAATCAAGAGGTTGGATGAAAATACAGGTTGTAAGACAGGGGAATGGCTATAAAGTGAGATATGCCCCACTTAATGAAACGACCAATATTAAAGAACTGAATATTACTAAAAACTCAGCCTATAACTACAATTTTGTAAGCTTAGTTAATGATAATCAGGTCTCTATTCAGCCTGAAAAGAAAAACTGGGATATTGGTTTTACTGTATTTACTAACGTTATTGAGGGGATGGGAACGTATGTATATGCTGATTTTATCACCATCAATAATATGGGTGGAGCAGGAGCTTATGAAGTAAAAGCAACCGGAACTACCACAGGAGCTGAAGCCTATAATAATTTTAAATTCTTAGATATCGATCAGTCTCAATTCATTTATAACGACCAGCGTGTGATCGGAAGTAGCTGGCGGGAAGCCGGACCTTCAGGATCCCAGGTGAAAAGTTCTGTTTTCTATGTCATAAAAGATGCGGAAGGATATTATTTTAAACTGAGATTTAAAAATATGACGGACGAGAAAGGAGAAAGAGGTCATCCTCAATTCGAATACAAACCATTATTCTAAACCCTATAAATCAAATAATAGTAGATTATGAAAAAATTCATTCTTGCAACTTCTGTACTGGTTGCGGTATACTCTTGTAAAAAAGAAGCTGGGAAACCGACAGAAAATACTACAGAAGTGTCATCGGAGACCCCAAAATCCAATAATAAAATTGTAACGCTTAACGGCGGAATTACAGAAATCGTTGCCGCTTTAGGCCACGAAAAAGAAATCGTAGGAACAGATGTTACAAGTACCTATCCGGAATCTTTGAAAGCTACGGCTAAAGATCTAGGACATATGAGATCAATGACCATTGAGCCAATCATGGCTGTTTCCCCAACACTAATTTTAGCTTCTGATAAAGATATAAACCCTGAATTAATGGGAAAAATCAAGTCTTCAGGAATCAAAACTGAGGTTTTCCAACAGGAATTTACGATTGACGGAACTAAAAAGTTAATTGCTGAGGTTGCAAAAGCTGTTGGAAATACAGATTATCAGAAGCTTAATGATAAAATCGATGCGGATTTAAAGCAAATTCAGCCTATCGCTAAAAAACCGAAAGTTTTATTCATCTACGCAAGAGGAAATATGTTGATGGTTTCAGGTAAAAATACCCCAATGGCTGCATTAATAGGTCTTGCAGGTGGTGAAAATGCCGTGAACGATTTTGAAGATTTCAAACCTTTAACTCCGGAAGCAGTAGTGAAAGCAAATCCTGATGTATTATTCTTCTTCACAAGCGGATTACAGGGAGCCGGAGGAAACGAAGGTGCTCTTAAAATGCCGGGTGTTTCCCAGACCAATGCCGGTAAAAACAAGAAAATCATTGCCATGGACGGAGGTTTGGTTTCAAGCTTCGGACCAAGATTAGGAGAAGCTGCTGTAGGATTAAACAAACTTTTAATTGAAAACACAAAGTAAACTATACTTTTACATTACAATAAGTGCCATACTGCTGGTCATTATCGCAGTATGGTCACTTAATACCGGGGTTTACGACTTTGGTGGTAAATCTGCGTTTGAAGTCTTAGGAAAAGTAATTAAAGAAGATCCGGGCTTATCATTAAGTGATAAATATGTAGTTTGGGACGTAAGAGCTGCCAGAATTATCATGGCGATTCTCATCGGAAGTATGCTTGCCGTTTCCGGAACAGGATTACAGGGATTATTTAAAAATCCTCTCGCGACAGGAGATTTAATAGGATTGACATCGGGAGCAACATTACTTGCCGCCATTGCCATTGTTTTAGGAGGGCATTTTAAGCAGTATCTTCCTGAAGCCGTACAATTTTCATTGGTAGGTATTTCCGCTTTCATTGGTTCTTTTTTGTCAATGTTGCTGGTGTACAGAATTTCTACGAGCGGAGGAAAAACAAACGTGGTCATGATGCTGTTGACCGGAGTTGCCATTACGGCTATTGGTTTTTCCATCACAGGTTTTTTGATTTATATTTCGAAAGATGATCAGTTGAGAGATTTAACCTTTTGGAATTTAGGAAGTTTAGCTGCTGCAACCTGGACGAAGAACATGATTCTGACAGTAGTTTTAATCATTTCTTATATCATTCTGTTACCAAAAGGAAAAGCATTGAACGCGATGATGCTAGGTGAAAAAGATGCACAGCATTTAGGAATTAATGTTGAACGGTTAAAAAAACAGATTATTATTATCACTGCATTGATGGTAGGAAGCTGTGTTGCATTTTCAGGAACGATTGGTTTTGTAGGTCTTATTGTGCCCTATATTCTGAGACTTTTGTTTAAATCAAATTATGCTTTTATTTTACCATTATCAGCAATTTGTGGAAGCATTTTATTGTTGACGGCAGATACGTTCAGCAGGAGCATTGTAGAACCTTCAGAATTACCGATCGGAATTTTGACGGCATTAATGGGAGGTCCTATTTTCATTGCTATTTTAATTAAATTCAAAAAATCACTGTAATGATAAAGGCGCATCAGATAAGCTATAAACATAAAGAATTCCATATTCTGGATTCTGTTGATGTTCATTTGGAATACGGTGAATTTTTAGCCATTGTAGGTCCGAACGGAGCCGGGAAATCAAGTTTATTAAGTGTTTTGGCCAATGAAGTAAAGTCAAAACATCAGATTGTATTTAAAGATAAAAATATTAATGATTGGCAGGTGGGTGAACTTTCGAAACATAAAGCGAAATTTTCCCAAGACAACAGCAACGATATTCCACTTGAAGTAAAAGATGTGGTGATGATGGGACGTTATCCGTATTTTGATGCTCAGCCGAAACGGGAAGACCATGAAGCAATGAACCATATGATGTACGAAACCGATGTATATCACCTGAAAGACAGAGAATATAATACTTTGTCGGGTGGTGAAAAGCAGCGTGTGCACCTTTCCCGGGTAATGGCACAGCTGCAGAACGATATTGCCCATAAACTCATGTTTCTTGATGAACCATTAAATAATTTAGATGTAAAGCATCAATATAGAGCATTAGAAATCATTAAAAACTTTACAAAAAAAGCAAACTCTGCGATTGTCGTTCTTCATGATCTGAATCTGGCAGCACAATTTGCAGATAAAATTTTATTGATGAAATCAGGAAGAGTTTCCGCGTATGGAACACCAACGGAAGTTTTTACTGCTGAAAATATCAGTGAAGCCTATAACTTCCCCTGTACCATTTGTGACCATCCGATTACCAATAACCCCATGATCATTTTTGGATAATATGGAAAAAAAAGACTTGAAAATATTGGCTCGGCATCTTGCTAATCCCCAAGGAGAAAAAGGGATTGAAATTGGTGAGATGATGAATGCTACAAATATAGGAATGACCTTGGAAAGTATTAAAACGCTTTTAGTAGAAGACAATGAAAACATACTTGAAATCGGTCATGGAAACGCAGCCCACGTTAAAAGTATTTTGAATAAAGCCCGAAATATAAAATATACAGGAATTGACATTTCTGAAACCATGCATCATGAGGC is a window of Candidatus Chryseobacterium colombiense DNA encoding:
- a CDS encoding HmuY family protein translates to MKKILFYLLIGGAFVAQSCINDNEDPVAVAKTDGYTVDAKVGGATQPNQVWFDFGTNSMVLTKRSDWDLAFYTGNEFKVILNSSVAMAAAKIPNATDIKQVTAASIGTMTSQVVVGPYSAANIGYIDDVKGNIPSGYTAIEEVKANASDNGIYLINMGVKIFTGNVAAGSVNTGSESRGWMKIQVVRQGNGYKVRYAPLNETTNIKELNITKNSAYNYNFVSLVNDNQVSIQPEKKNWDIGFTVFTNVIEGMGTYVYADFITINNMGGAGAYEVKATGTTTGAEAYNNFKFLDIDQSQFIYNDQRVIGSSWREAGPSGSQVKSSVFYVIKDAEGYYFKLRFKNMTDEKGERGHPQFEYKPLF
- a CDS encoding ABC transporter substrate-binding protein, which encodes MKKFILATSVLVAVYSCKKEAGKPTENTTEVSSETPKSNNKIVTLNGGITEIVAALGHEKEIVGTDVTSTYPESLKATAKDLGHMRSMTIEPIMAVSPTLILASDKDINPELMGKIKSSGIKTEVFQQEFTIDGTKKLIAEVAKAVGNTDYQKLNDKIDADLKQIQPIAKKPKVLFIYARGNMLMVSGKNTPMAALIGLAGGENAVNDFEDFKPLTPEAVVKANPDVLFFFTSGLQGAGGNEGALKMPGVSQTNAGKNKKIIAMDGGLVSSFGPRLGEAAVGLNKLLIENTK
- a CDS encoding iron ABC transporter permease: MKTQSKLYFYITISAILLVIIAVWSLNTGVYDFGGKSAFEVLGKVIKEDPGLSLSDKYVVWDVRAARIIMAILIGSMLAVSGTGLQGLFKNPLATGDLIGLTSGATLLAAIAIVLGGHFKQYLPEAVQFSLVGISAFIGSFLSMLLVYRISTSGGKTNVVMMLLTGVAITAIGFSITGFLIYISKDDQLRDLTFWNLGSLAAATWTKNMILTVVLIISYIILLPKGKALNAMMLGEKDAQHLGINVERLKKQIIIITALMVGSCVAFSGTIGFVGLIVPYILRLLFKSNYAFILPLSAICGSILLLTADTFSRSIVEPSELPIGILTALMGGPIFIAILIKFKKSL
- a CDS encoding heme ABC transporter ATP-binding protein, which encodes MIKAHQISYKHKEFHILDSVDVHLEYGEFLAIVGPNGAGKSSLLSVLANEVKSKHQIVFKDKNINDWQVGELSKHKAKFSQDNSNDIPLEVKDVVMMGRYPYFDAQPKREDHEAMNHMMYETDVYHLKDREYNTLSGGEKQRVHLSRVMAQLQNDIAHKLMFLDEPLNNLDVKHQYRALEIIKNFTKKANSAIVVLHDLNLAAQFADKILLMKSGRVSAYGTPTEVFTAENISEAYNFPCTICDHPITNNPMIIFG